One genomic segment of Agromyces intestinalis includes these proteins:
- a CDS encoding L-ribulose-5-phosphate 4-epimerase → MLAAPDAARLEVAIARTRADVAKLHAELVRYGLVVWTGGNVSGRVPGADLFVIKPSGVSYDELAPDNMILCDLDGNVVPGTPGAERSPSSDTAAHAYVYRNMPEVGGVVHTHSTYATAWAARGEEIPCVITAMADEFGGPIPIGPFAIIGDDSIGRGIVETLRGHRSRAVLMQNHGPFTIGVSAKDAVKAAVMVEDVARTVHLARSQGELIPIPQESIDRLYDRYQNVYGQASDARRDTP, encoded by the coding sequence TTGCTCGCCGCCCCTGACGCCGCCCGCCTCGAGGTCGCGATCGCGCGCACCCGCGCCGATGTCGCGAAGCTGCACGCCGAGCTCGTGCGGTACGGGCTCGTCGTCTGGACGGGCGGCAACGTGTCGGGCCGGGTGCCGGGTGCGGACCTGTTCGTGATCAAGCCGTCGGGTGTCTCGTACGACGAGCTCGCGCCCGACAACATGATCCTCTGCGACCTCGACGGCAACGTCGTGCCGGGCACGCCCGGCGCCGAGCGCTCGCCGTCGAGCGACACCGCCGCCCACGCGTACGTCTACCGCAACATGCCCGAGGTCGGCGGGGTCGTGCACACCCACTCGACGTACGCGACCGCCTGGGCCGCGCGCGGCGAGGAGATCCCCTGCGTGATCACGGCCATGGCCGACGAGTTCGGCGGGCCGATCCCCATCGGGCCGTTCGCGATCATCGGCGACGACTCGATCGGCCGGGGCATCGTCGAGACCCTCCGCGGGCATCGCTCGCGCGCAGTGCTGATGCAGAACCACGGTCCGTTCACGATCGGCGTCTCGGCGAAGGACGCGGTCAAGGCCGCCGTCATGGTCGAGGACGTCGCCCGCACGGTGCACCTCGCCCGCTCGCAGGGCGAGCTCATCCCCATTCCGCAGGAGTCGATCGACCGACTCTACGACCGGTACCAGAACGTGTACGGACAGGCGAGCGACGCACGTCGCGACACCCCTTGA
- a CDS encoding sugar-binding protein has translation MKRIALAATAVAAAAALALTGCSSERGGTDGGDATEAAGFAADATIGVALPDKTSENWVLAGGLFEDGLKAAGFTPDVQYAPASNTVAEQQNQISAMVTNGAKVIVIGAKDGKQLGTQLQQAADAGVTIIAYDRLIENTPNVDFYVAFDNFKVGQLQGEALLQGLEQRSGHAAPWNIELFSGSPDDANSAVFFNGAMDVLQPKIDDGTLVVVSGQTDIQQTATQGWKAENAQSRMDSLLAANYGDKNIDGVLSPNDTLARAIITSAKQAGKDIATITVTGQDSEVESVKSIMAGEQFSTINKDTTLLVEQTIRMIQQLQAGEEVDVNDTEQYDNGVKVVPAYLLAPVIVTKENAAEAYANNPNLLEIVNAAQ, from the coding sequence ATGAAGAGAATCGCTTTGGCAGCGACCGCTGTCGCGGCGGCCGCGGCCCTCGCGCTGACCGGCTGCTCCTCGGAGCGCGGTGGCACCGACGGCGGCGACGCGACCGAGGCCGCGGGCTTCGCAGCCGACGCCACGATCGGCGTGGCCCTGCCCGACAAGACCTCGGAGAACTGGGTGCTCGCGGGCGGCCTGTTCGAGGACGGCCTGAAGGCGGCCGGCTTCACCCCCGACGTGCAGTACGCACCCGCGTCGAACACCGTCGCCGAGCAGCAGAACCAGATCTCGGCCATGGTCACCAACGGCGCCAAGGTCATCGTCATCGGCGCGAAGGACGGCAAGCAGCTCGGCACGCAGCTCCAGCAGGCTGCCGACGCCGGCGTCACGATCATCGCCTACGACCGCCTGATCGAGAACACGCCGAACGTCGACTTCTACGTCGCGTTCGACAACTTCAAGGTCGGCCAGCTTCAGGGCGAGGCGCTCCTGCAGGGCCTCGAGCAGCGCTCGGGCCACGCCGCTCCGTGGAACATCGAGCTGTTCTCGGGCTCGCCCGACGACGCGAACTCGGCGGTCTTCTTCAACGGCGCCATGGACGTGCTGCAGCCGAAGATCGACGACGGCACGCTGGTCGTGGTGTCGGGCCAGACCGACATCCAGCAGACCGCGACCCAGGGTTGGAAGGCCGAGAACGCCCAGAGCCGCATGGACTCGCTGCTCGCCGCGAACTACGGCGACAAGAACATCGACGGCGTCCTCTCGCCGAACGACACCCTCGCTCGCGCGATCATCACGTCGGCTAAGCAGGCCGGCAAGGACATCGCGACGATCACGGTGACCGGTCAGGACTCCGAGGTCGAGTCGGTCAAGTCGATCATGGCCGGTGAGCAGTTCTCGACCATCAACAAGGACACCACGCTCCTGGTCGAGCAGACCATCAGGATGATCCAGCAGCTCCAGGCGGGCGAAGAGGTCGACGTCAACGACACCGAGCAGTACGACAACGGTGTGAAGGTCGTCCCTGCGTACCTGCTCGCTCCGGTCATCGTGACCAAGGAGAACGCGGCCGAGGCGTACGCCAACAACCCGAACCTCCTCGAGATCGTCAACGCCGCGCAGTAA
- the mmsB gene encoding multiple monosaccharide ABC transporter permease — protein sequence MTSPSAPTEKKSGGLSDIRKMFGGGQSSARQFGILGSLIVIIVLFQVLTYIYKGQGLTLSSTNLINVVNQYSYILILAIGMVMVIIMGHIDLSVGSVAAFTGIVVAKAMNEWSVPWPLAIVLGLVVGALIGAWQGFWVAYVGVPAFIVTLAGMLIFRGGNQWIGQSTTTPVPQEFTFIGAGYLPELPIPLPFNVLTMLLGVLGAGWIIWNELRVRAQQKRTGGDMAPAWVSVLKVVLLAGVILWAAWLFATGRPGTSFPISGIILVVLVIIYSFVTNNTVFGRHIYAVGGNRLAASLSGVKDRRVDFFVMMNMSVLAALAGMIFVARSTASGPQDGNGWELDAIAAVFIGGAAVSGGIGTVIGSIIGGLVMAFLNNGLQLLGVGADLVSIIKGLVLLIAVAVDVLSKRGGRASILGIWSARRAARAEAPVPPAVVPSAGTNETSQPADLTRQ from the coding sequence ATGACCAGCCCCAGCGCCCCCACCGAGAAGAAGAGCGGCGGCCTCTCCGACATCCGCAAGATGTTCGGCGGCGGCCAGTCGAGTGCTCGTCAGTTCGGCATCCTCGGCAGCCTCATCGTCATCATCGTGCTGTTCCAGGTGCTGACGTACATCTACAAGGGCCAGGGCCTGACGCTCTCGTCGACGAACCTGATCAACGTCGTCAATCAGTACTCCTACATCCTGATCCTCGCGATCGGCATGGTGATGGTCATCATCATGGGGCACATCGACCTGTCGGTCGGTTCGGTGGCCGCGTTCACGGGCATCGTGGTGGCCAAGGCGATGAACGAGTGGAGCGTGCCGTGGCCGCTCGCGATCGTGCTCGGCCTCGTCGTCGGCGCGCTGATCGGCGCCTGGCAGGGCTTCTGGGTCGCCTATGTCGGGGTACCGGCGTTCATCGTGACGCTGGCCGGCATGCTCATCTTCCGTGGCGGCAACCAGTGGATCGGCCAGTCGACCACGACGCCCGTGCCGCAGGAGTTCACCTTCATCGGTGCCGGTTACCTGCCCGAGCTGCCCATCCCGCTGCCGTTCAACGTGCTCACCATGCTGCTCGGCGTCCTGGGCGCAGGCTGGATCATCTGGAACGAACTCCGCGTGCGTGCGCAGCAGAAGCGCACCGGCGGCGACATGGCTCCCGCTTGGGTGAGCGTCCTCAAGGTCGTGCTGCTCGCCGGCGTGATCCTGTGGGCCGCGTGGCTGTTCGCGACCGGCCGCCCCGGCACGAGCTTCCCGATCTCGGGCATCATCCTCGTCGTGCTCGTCATCATCTACTCGTTCGTGACGAACAACACCGTCTTCGGCCGTCACATCTACGCGGTCGGCGGCAACCGCCTCGCCGCGTCGCTGTCGGGCGTGAAGGACCGCCGGGTCGACTTCTTCGTGATGATGAACATGTCGGTGCTGGCCGCGCTGGCCGGCATGATCTTCGTCGCCCGTTCGACCGCGTCGGGCCCGCAGGACGGCAACGGCTGGGAGCTCGACGCCATCGCCGCCGTCTTCATCGGTGGCGCGGCGGTCTCGGGTGGTATCGGCACCGTGATCGGCTCGATCATCGGTGGCCTCGTGATGGCGTTCCTGAACAACGGCCTGCAGCTGCTCGGCGTCGGCGCCGACCTGGTGTCGATCATCAAGGGCCTCGTGCTGCTCATCGCGGTCGCGGTCGACGTGCTGAGCAAGCGCGGCGGCCGGGCCTCCATCCTCGGCATCTGGTCGGCGCGCCGCGCGGCGCGCGCAGAGGCCCCAGTACCTCCCGCCGTCGTGCCGTCGGCCGGGACCAACGAGACGAGCCAGCCGGCCGACCTCACGCGGCAGTGA
- a CDS encoding LacI family DNA-binding transcriptional regulator — MPSMRDVARLANVSHQTVSRVINEHPSLRPETRQRVLDAMEALQYRPNRAARALVTSRSRTIGVLLGTRGEYGPSSSVAAIEEAAREAGYLVNTANLADGSPEALVEAVDHLLEQAIEGLVVIAPQVRVFDVLSDLRVGLPFVSLQSEPGELRTETSTHQMHGARLATEHLITLGHREIVHVAGAQDWIEADSRMRGFLDAISDADLRTHPPVLGDWTAEFGYYAGRELARRRDFTAVFAANDVMAIGLMHGFRDAGLDVPRAVSVVGFDDIPLAPHVWPPLTTVHQDFQALGRRAVALLLDEMHGTSEASEHEVAHRLVVRASAAPPLAT, encoded by the coding sequence ATGCCGAGCATGCGAGATGTGGCGCGGCTCGCCAACGTGTCGCATCAGACGGTCTCTCGCGTCATCAACGAGCACCCGAGCCTGCGACCCGAGACCCGCCAGCGCGTCCTCGACGCGATGGAGGCGCTGCAGTACCGGCCGAATCGCGCCGCGCGCGCCCTGGTCACGAGTCGTTCCCGCACGATCGGCGTGCTGCTCGGCACTCGCGGCGAGTACGGGCCGTCGTCGTCGGTCGCCGCGATCGAGGAGGCGGCTCGCGAGGCCGGATACCTCGTCAACACCGCGAACCTCGCCGACGGTTCGCCCGAAGCGCTCGTCGAAGCCGTCGACCACCTGCTCGAGCAGGCGATCGAGGGGCTCGTCGTCATCGCGCCGCAGGTGCGGGTGTTCGACGTGCTCAGCGACCTCAGGGTCGGCCTGCCCTTCGTCAGCCTGCAGTCCGAGCCCGGCGAACTGCGCACCGAGACCTCGACGCATCAGATGCATGGCGCCCGACTCGCGACCGAGCATCTGATCACGCTCGGACACCGCGAGATCGTGCACGTCGCCGGCGCCCAGGACTGGATCGAGGCCGACAGCCGGATGCGCGGGTTCCTCGACGCGATCTCCGACGCCGACCTGCGCACCCATCCGCCGGTGCTCGGCGACTGGACCGCCGAGTTCGGGTACTACGCGGGCCGCGAACTGGCGAGGCGACGTGATTTCACGGCGGTGTTCGCGGCGAACGACGTGATGGCGATCGGGCTCATGCACGGCTTCCGAGACGCCGGGCTCGACGTGCCGCGCGCGGTCAGCGTGGTCGGCTTCGACGACATCCCGCTCGCTCCGCACGTCTGGCCGCCGCTCACCACGGTGCACCAGGATTTCCAAGCGCTCGGCCGCAGGGCGGTCGCGCTGCTGCTCGACGAGATGCACGGCACCTCGGAGGCGTCGGAGCACGAGGTCGCGCACCGGCTCGTGGTGCGCGCGTCCGCTGCGCCGCCGCTCGCAACTTAG
- a CDS encoding LacI family DNA-binding transcriptional regulator: MSEEATRGRAPSIRDVARLAGVSHQTVSRVLNHHPSIRPATKQRVLDVMAELQYTPNRAARALSTSRSRTIGILSSATTQYGPASAIAAIDAAARNAGYWVSTASIESPDSDSISAALAHLAAQGVEGLVVIAPQARVFRTLARMRIEVPYVALQTSGDPDRAISVDQIEGARLATRHLIELGHRHIYHLAGPQDWMEAEARMRGFLDEMGAHDVPMTAPILGDWSAAFGYHAGRELLTVRDFTAVFASNDQMALGVMHAAREAGLDIPRDLSIVGFDDIPDAAHFWPPLTTVRQDFAELGRRCVAVLLGDLDPNLEGVAATISPELIVRSSTSFPAF; this comes from the coding sequence GTGTCCGAGGAAGCCACGCGGGGCCGTGCCCCCAGCATCCGCGATGTCGCGCGCCTCGCGGGGGTCTCGCATCAGACCGTGAGCCGGGTGCTCAACCACCACCCGAGCATCCGCCCGGCGACGAAGCAGCGCGTGCTCGATGTGATGGCCGAACTGCAATACACGCCCAACCGCGCCGCGCGCGCCCTGTCGACCAGCCGGTCGCGTACCATCGGCATCCTCTCGTCCGCCACCACGCAGTACGGCCCGGCGTCGGCGATCGCCGCGATCGACGCGGCCGCCCGCAATGCGGGCTACTGGGTCAGCACGGCGAGCATCGAATCGCCCGACTCCGACTCGATCTCGGCGGCGCTCGCGCACCTCGCCGCGCAGGGCGTCGAGGGGCTCGTCGTCATCGCCCCGCAGGCGCGCGTGTTCCGCACGCTCGCACGCATGCGGATCGAGGTGCCCTACGTCGCGCTGCAGACCAGCGGCGACCCCGACCGCGCCATCTCGGTCGACCAGATCGAGGGCGCGCGGCTGGCCACCAGGCACCTGATCGAACTCGGGCACCGGCACATCTACCACCTCGCCGGTCCGCAGGACTGGATGGAGGCCGAGGCGCGGATGCGCGGATTCCTCGACGAGATGGGCGCGCACGACGTGCCGATGACGGCGCCCATCCTCGGCGACTGGTCGGCGGCGTTCGGGTACCACGCGGGGCGTGAGCTGCTGACGGTTCGCGACTTCACGGCGGTGTTCGCGTCGAACGACCAGATGGCGCTCGGCGTCATGCACGCCGCGCGCGAGGCCGGTCTCGACATTCCACGCGACCTGTCGATCGTCGGGTTCGACGACATCCCCGACGCGGCGCACTTCTGGCCGCCGCTGACCACCGTGCGGCAGGACTTCGCCGAACTCGGCCGCCGCTGCGTCGCCGTGCTGCTGGGCGACCTCGACCCGAATCTCGAGGGCGTCGCGGCGACCATCTCGCCCGAGCTCATCGTGCGCTCGAGCACGTCGTTCCCCGCGTTCTGA
- the mmsB gene encoding multiple monosaccharide ABC transporter permease, whose amino-acid sequence MTNTPTQTPTGPTGESQAVGGNINPADNKFTNWLSHVLSDLGKNGIFIALVAVVVLFAVLTDGILLRPQNISNLIVQNGYVLVLAIGMVMVIIAGHIDLSVGSVAAFVGACSGVFAVHWGLPWWLAIILSLGIGALVGVWQGFWVAFVGIPAFIVTLAGMLIFRGLALVVLGNANIGSFPTEYRALGNGFLSNVFGEFEVDPLTLGVGAIAIILLIVQQVRTRRGRQKYGQDVEPMLWFVTKLVLVSAAIGWFAYALAQYKGIPVTLIVLGLLVLIYSVVMNRTVFGRHIYAIGGNRHAAELSGIKTRRVDFLLFVNMGLLAALAGLIFTARLNLAGPKAGDGFELEAISAAFIGGAAVQGGVGTIGGAIIGGLIIGVLNNGMSIMGIGIEWQQAVKGLVLLLAVAFDVYNKRRSGGR is encoded by the coding sequence ATGACCAACACCCCCACGCAGACTCCGACCGGCCCGACCGGGGAGTCGCAGGCCGTCGGCGGCAACATCAACCCCGCCGACAACAAGTTCACGAACTGGCTGTCGCACGTGCTCAGCGATCTGGGTAAGAACGGCATCTTCATCGCGCTCGTCGCGGTGGTCGTGCTGTTCGCCGTCCTCACCGACGGCATCTTGCTGCGGCCGCAGAACATCTCGAACCTGATCGTGCAGAACGGGTACGTGCTCGTGCTCGCCATCGGCATGGTCATGGTGATCATCGCCGGGCACATCGACCTGTCAGTCGGCTCGGTCGCCGCGTTCGTCGGTGCCTGCTCGGGCGTGTTCGCCGTGCACTGGGGGCTGCCCTGGTGGCTCGCGATCATCCTCTCGCTCGGAATCGGCGCACTGGTCGGGGTCTGGCAGGGCTTCTGGGTCGCCTTCGTCGGCATTCCGGCGTTCATCGTGACGTTGGCGGGCATGCTCATCTTCCGTGGGCTGGCGCTCGTGGTGCTCGGCAACGCGAACATCGGCTCCTTCCCGACCGAGTACCGCGCGCTCGGCAACGGCTTCCTCTCGAACGTGTTCGGCGAGTTCGAGGTCGACCCGCTGACGCTCGGCGTCGGTGCGATCGCGATCATCCTGCTCATCGTGCAGCAGGTGCGCACGCGTCGCGGCCGGCAGAAGTACGGCCAGGACGTCGAGCCCATGCTGTGGTTCGTCACCAAGCTCGTGCTCGTCTCGGCGGCGATCGGCTGGTTCGCGTACGCGCTGGCCCAGTACAAGGGCATCCCGGTAACGCTCATCGTGCTCGGCCTGCTGGTGCTGATCTACAGCGTGGTCATGAACCGCACGGTGTTCGGCCGTCACATCTACGCGATCGGCGGCAACCGGCACGCGGCCGAGCTGAGCGGCATCAAGACCCGCCGGGTCGACTTCCTGCTGTTCGTGAACATGGGCCTGCTTGCGGCGCTCGCCGGCCTGATCTTCACCGCGCGGCTCAACCTGGCCGGCCCGAAGGCGGGCGATGGGTTCGAGCTCGAGGCGATCTCGGCGGCGTTCATCGGCGGTGCGGCCGTGCAGGGCGGTGTGGGCACGATCGGCGGTGCCATCATCGGCGGCCTCATCATCGGCGTGCTGAACAACGGCATGTCGATCATGGGCATCGGCATCGAGTGGCAGCAGGCCGTGAAGGGCCTGGTGCTCCTGCTGGCCGTCGCATTCGACGTCTACAACAAGCGCCGCTCGGGCGGTCGCTGA
- the chvE gene encoding multiple monosaccharide ABC transporter substrate-binding protein, with translation MTDTVKGHIVKITKKVLLATIAAGSMLALAACSGTSGGGEGEGDGGLIGVAMPTKSSERWIQDGDAVKEQLEAQGFKVDLQYAEDDIPTQVSQIENMITKGAEALIIASIDGTTLSEVLQQAADNDIPVIAYDRLIRDSENVDFYASFDNYIVGVQQATSLLYGLGLTDLEGEPAADASSGPFNIELFAGSPDDNNATFFWNGAIDTLQPYIDEGTLVVKSGQTDFEQAAILRWDGEVAQERMENLLTSTYSDGSQVNAVLSPYDGLSRGIISALTDAGYTVGDGWPIISGQDAELDSVKAIKAGEQFSTIFKDTRKLAEVAVNMATALLNGEEPEVNNTTDYDNGVKIVPSYLLESQIVVKDNITEVLVDSGYWTEAEIGG, from the coding sequence ATGACTGACACAGTGAAAGGACACATCGTGAAGATCACGAAGAAGGTGCTCCTCGCCACGATCGCCGCGGGCTCGATGCTCGCTCTGGCTGCCTGCTCGGGCACCAGCGGCGGCGGCGAGGGCGAGGGTGACGGGGGCCTGATCGGCGTCGCCATGCCCACCAAGTCGTCGGAGCGTTGGATCCAGGACGGCGACGCCGTCAAGGAGCAGCTCGAGGCGCAGGGCTTCAAGGTCGACCTGCAGTACGCCGAGGACGACATCCCCACCCAGGTCTCGCAGATCGAGAACATGATCACCAAGGGTGCCGAGGCGCTGATCATCGCTTCGATCGACGGCACCACGCTCAGCGAGGTGCTGCAGCAGGCGGCCGACAACGACATCCCGGTCATCGCGTACGACCGCCTCATCCGCGACTCCGAGAATGTCGACTTCTACGCGTCGTTCGACAACTACATCGTCGGCGTGCAGCAGGCGACCTCCCTGCTCTACGGCCTCGGCCTCACCGACCTCGAGGGCGAGCCCGCCGCCGACGCGTCGTCCGGGCCCTTCAACATCGAGCTGTTCGCCGGTTCGCCCGACGACAACAACGCCACGTTCTTCTGGAACGGCGCGATCGACACCCTGCAGCCGTACATCGATGAGGGCACCCTGGTCGTGAAGTCGGGTCAGACCGACTTCGAGCAGGCCGCCATCCTCCGCTGGGACGGCGAGGTCGCGCAGGAGCGCATGGAGAACCTGCTCACCTCGACGTACTCCGACGGCTCGCAGGTCAACGCGGTGCTCTCGCCCTACGACGGCCTGTCGCGCGGCATCATCTCGGCCCTCACCGACGCCGGGTACACGGTCGGCGACGGCTGGCCGATCATCTCGGGCCAGGACGCCGAGCTCGACTCGGTCAAGGCGATCAAGGCGGGCGAGCAGTTCTCGACCATCTTCAAGGACACCCGCAAGCTCGCCGAGGTGGCCGTGAACATGGCGACCGCGCTGCTGAACGGCGAAGAGCCCGAGGTCAACAACACGACCGACTACGACAACGGCGTGAAGATCGTCCCCTCGTACCTGCTCGAGTCGCAGATCGTCGTCAAGGACAACATCACCGAGGTCCTGGTCGACAGCGGCTACTGGACCGAAGCGGAGATCGGCGGCTGA
- the mmsA gene encoding multiple monosaccharide ABC transporter ATP-binding protein: MTDNILEMHGITKTFPGVKALSNVNLGVARGEVHAICGENGAGKSTLMKVLSGVYPHGTYDGDIVFEGETVEFKGLTDSEAVGIVIIHQELALSPYLSIAENIFLNNEQKGRNGLIDWNHTNFEAAKLLKRVGLRENPTTRIMNIGVGKQQLVEIAKALSKKVKLLILDEPTAALNDEDSDHLLDLILSLKDEGITSIIISHKLNEIRKVADTVTVIRDGKTIETIAKQEVTEDRIIKDMVGRDLEHRYPDHTPEIGEELLRVEDWTAHHPQDPSRVIVDRVNLNVRAGEIVGIAGLMGAGRTEFAMSLFGHSYGSKISGRVFLRGTEIKTRTVAEAIEHGIAYATEDRKTYGLNLIEDIKRNISMASLKKLEKAGLVNDNEEYQVADGFRKSMNIKAPNVLVPTGKLSGGNQQKVVLSKWIYSDPDVLILDEPTRGIDVGAKYEIYTIINRLAAAGKGIIVISSELPELLGICDRLYALSEGRVTGELPVDEATPESMLKLMTMEKPR; encoded by the coding sequence ATGACTGACAACATTCTCGAGATGCACGGCATCACCAAGACCTTCCCCGGGGTCAAGGCGCTGTCGAACGTGAACCTCGGGGTCGCCCGCGGCGAAGTGCACGCGATCTGCGGCGAGAACGGCGCCGGGAAGTCGACGCTCATGAAGGTGCTTTCGGGGGTCTACCCGCACGGCACCTACGACGGCGACATCGTGTTCGAGGGTGAGACGGTCGAGTTCAAGGGCCTCACCGACTCCGAGGCCGTGGGCATCGTCATCATCCACCAGGAGCTCGCCCTCAGCCCCTACCTCTCGATCGCCGAGAACATCTTCCTCAACAACGAGCAGAAGGGCCGCAACGGCCTGATCGACTGGAACCACACGAACTTCGAGGCCGCCAAGCTGCTGAAGCGAGTCGGCCTGCGCGAGAACCCGACGACCCGCATCATGAACATCGGCGTCGGCAAGCAGCAGCTCGTCGAGATCGCGAAGGCGCTCTCGAAAAAGGTGAAGCTGCTCATCCTCGACGAGCCGACCGCAGCCCTCAACGACGAGGACTCCGATCACCTGCTCGACCTGATCCTCTCCCTGAAGGACGAGGGCATCACCTCGATCATCATCAGCCACAAGCTGAACGAGATCCGCAAGGTCGCCGACACGGTCACGGTGATCCGGGACGGCAAGACGATCGAGACGATCGCCAAGCAGGAGGTCACGGAAGACCGGATCATCAAGGACATGGTCGGTCGCGACCTCGAGCACCGGTATCCCGATCACACGCCCGAGATCGGCGAGGAACTGCTGCGCGTCGAGGACTGGACCGCCCACCACCCGCAGGATCCGTCGCGCGTCATCGTCGACCGGGTCAACCTGAACGTGCGCGCGGGCGAGATCGTCGGCATCGCCGGCCTCATGGGAGCCGGGCGCACCGAGTTCGCGATGAGCCTGTTCGGCCACTCGTACGGCTCGAAGATCTCGGGCCGGGTGTTCCTGCGCGGCACCGAGATCAAGACCCGCACCGTCGCCGAAGCGATCGAGCACGGCATCGCGTATGCGACGGAGGACCGCAAGACCTACGGCCTCAATCTCATCGAGGACATCAAGCGGAACATCTCGATGGCGTCGCTGAAGAAGCTCGAGAAGGCCGGCCTCGTGAACGACAACGAGGAGTACCAGGTCGCCGACGGGTTCCGGAAGTCGATGAACATCAAGGCGCCGAACGTGCTCGTGCCGACCGGCAAGCTGTCGGGAGGCAACCAGCAGAAGGTCGTGCTGTCGAAGTGGATCTACTCCGACCCCGACGTGCTGATCCTCGACGAGCCGACTCGCGGCATCGACGTGGGTGCCAAATACGAGATCTACACGATCATCAACCGGCTCGCCGCCGCGGGCAAGGGCATCATCGTCATCTCGAGCGAGCTGCCCGAACTGCTCGGCATCTGCGACCGCCTGTACGCCCTCTCCGAAGGGCGCGTCACGGGCGAGCTGCCTGTCGACGAGGCGACGCCCGAGTCGATGCTCAAGCTCATGACCATGGAAAAGCCCCGCTGA
- the mmsA gene encoding multiple monosaccharide ABC transporter ATP-binding protein translates to MRSITKEFPGVKALSDVSITVRAGEVHAICGENGAGKSTLMKVLSGVYPHGTYTGEIWFQGDIVEFKDIRASERAGIAIIHQELALIPELSITENIFLGNEIERAGRIDWVEAKREAIQLLARVGLRENPDTKIKHLGVGKQQLVEIAKALAKNVKLLILDEPTAALNEDDSQHLLDLILGLKAKGITSIMISHKLNEIEQIADSITIIRDGQTIETLDVAAGGVDEDRIIRGMVGRSLESRFPDRTPKIGEVFFEVKDWTVQHPQVPERLVAKGSNLTVRRGEIVGLAGLMGAGRTELAMSLFGRSYGTYLSGTIVKDGQEIVLKDVESAIDHGLAYVSEDRKVLGLNLLDSIKRSIVSAKLSKIAKRGVIDNSREHGIAEDYRKRLRIKTPTVEAGVSKLSGGNQQKVVLAKWMFTDPDLLILDEPTRGIDVGAKYEIYTIIQQLAAQGKGVILISSELPELLGIADRIYTVFEGQITDDIPASEATPENLMRSMTSAKKKANA, encoded by the coding sequence ATGCGCTCCATCACCAAGGAGTTCCCCGGGGTCAAGGCACTCTCCGACGTCTCGATCACCGTGCGCGCCGGAGAGGTCCACGCCATCTGCGGCGAGAACGGCGCGGGCAAGTCGACGCTCATGAAGGTGCTCTCGGGCGTCTACCCGCACGGCACCTACACCGGTGAGATCTGGTTCCAGGGCGACATCGTCGAGTTCAAGGACATCCGCGCCTCCGAGCGCGCCGGCATCGCGATCATCCACCAGGAGCTCGCGCTCATCCCCGAGCTGTCGATCACCGAGAACATCTTCCTCGGCAACGAGATCGAGCGCGCCGGCCGCATCGACTGGGTCGAGGCCAAGCGCGAGGCGATCCAACTGCTCGCGCGCGTCGGCCTGCGCGAGAACCCCGACACGAAGATCAAGCACCTCGGCGTCGGCAAGCAGCAGCTCGTCGAGATCGCCAAGGCGCTCGCGAAGAACGTGAAGCTGCTCATCCTCGACGAGCCGACCGCGGCCCTCAACGAAGACGACTCGCAGCATCTGCTCGACCTGATCCTCGGCCTGAAGGCCAAGGGCATCACGTCGATCATGATCAGCCACAAGCTCAACGAGATCGAGCAGATCGCCGACTCGATCACCATCATCCGCGACGGCCAGACCATCGAGACCCTCGACGTCGCCGCCGGCGGGGTCGATGAAGACCGCATCATCCGCGGCATGGTCGGCCGTTCGCTCGAGAGCCGCTTCCCCGACCGGACGCCGAAGATCGGCGAGGTGTTCTTCGAGGTCAAGGACTGGACGGTCCAGCACCCGCAGGTACCCGAACGGCTCGTCGCGAAGGGCTCGAACCTCACCGTCCGGCGCGGCGAGATCGTCGGCCTCGCGGGGCTGATGGGTGCCGGGCGCACGGAGCTGGCGATGAGCCTCTTCGGTCGCTCGTACGGCACCTACCTGTCGGGCACGATCGTCAAGGACGGCCAGGAGATCGTGCTGAAGGACGTCGAGTCGGCCATCGACCACGGCCTTGCGTACGTGAGCGAGGACCGCAAGGTGCTCGGCCTCAACCTGCTCGACTCGATCAAGCGCTCGATCGTCTCGGCGAAGCTGTCGAAGATCGCCAAGCGCGGCGTCATCGACAATTCGCGGGAGCACGGCATCGCCGAGGACTACCGCAAGCGCCTGCGCATCAAGACCCCGACCGTCGAGGCCGGCGTCTCGAAGCTGTCCGGCGGCAACCAGCAGAAGGTCGTGCTGGCCAAGTGGATGTTCACCGACCCCGACCTGCTGATCCTCGACGAGCCCACCCGCGGCATCGATGTGGGCGCGAAATACGAGATCTACACGATCATCCAGCAGCTGGCCGCACAGGGGAAGGGCGTCATCCTCATCTCCAGCGAGCTGCCCGAGCTGCTCGGCATCGCCGACCGCATCTACACGGTGTTCGAAGGCCAGATCACCGATGACATCCCCGCATCCGAAGCGACCCCGGAGAACCTCATGCGCAGCATGACCTCCGCGAAGAAGAAGGCGAACGCATGA